From the Anopheles coustani chromosome X, idAnoCousDA_361_x.2, whole genome shotgun sequence genome, one window contains:
- the LOC131268979 gene encoding dynein axonemal intermediate chain 3-like yields the protein MAHAKGNNVPDAKDGHRQTFECSEDEEVSMIFGFEENDARQKLNSFPKCSRLVISPDLQAELGMEIGSAVSVEHPWREIKKEVLEEHLPGKTKVQRVLKDRLRDLEPGRLVLMGYLADQSTEEENVFAVFTDQRETREARELIRRLELVERLWAAAAMRKKARRWQSRDSERDVENFIPKQRTNVVNVESQSIFPAQRAGSCRFRLRLVGDARDGYVALVPKGAFRNIVRKSIDFGVQLRPQKVHKFQQTDPTFPTNAWSQYLYEIGHEQRTATASTQLGTGPAASSGAPQQDKQGRAGTQASDHAVQLLDTLEFNQIDMYRNDYPIISRRKAIAKYETPLVGETMCFMERATCANRHVSAIEWHPTLAGSFVAAYVRHIPSVLAAGAASGRTDEDTVNRLVFEKCPVLAWNFDESLVPKLWFDSPREVTALSFCPYDERLLVGGLASGQLAIWELTDAQLEHAGPRAPERDARAAGLNHHHHHHHHHHHHHHHHQHQSYRSEIKALLGNATPGSRLARAAPGGAHQPQPATGGTPEGPWHVRPVAISALERSARKPITVIRWLPPSYHCAPTGQLRVKGPEEKRGRVLLTGALDGSVCLWDLDQSVSQVSQTHEDKDKGDAEGEPIGTGSAARERGEGGTRATGMACLNNVLQPTFRVRCETPIVALALDEPPATGCRMAFVFGTLLGGLCWGKWDGYEFDQGATVNEEPVRELDTFAPVHDGPLVAIARNTFVPEVLLTAGGTVLALWTADCHQSPVFWRCKPAIVTACAWSLDRPSVFFVGLANGDFEIWDLQINTSTACVALNLGANILSIITQQQQQQQQQRGSVQRHLAVADGNCNVRLLSIPAAFGEPRPSERRRFRQLIRAELARKHEQQAWVQRYYEQNREQIEARLRAEREARELAERLEVEKQEHDDFLRRQALEEAKKKALRDAEKRVDLSRRLECRWRSRYYRALIRTMMARRHLSPELLAKQMHPERERRRYDVRKRATIGESVAAAPDDYRRVQRTLGPPGQAGSAEGHGTVEDGAGGGQERARLRETVRARFREELADYPRVSWEAKEVLRVFQLPLDLDNFASIVAKGRARRQLVLSDDHGNMEHLQAYLAKQAARGSGGVRVNGLGPATGDDTESTVTNGSPDVPGTRATVGLQRARSVTFIDDVPDVGREKATAMATATAGTEQQS from the exons ATGGCTCACGCAAAGGGCAACAATGTGCCGGATGCAAAGGATGGACACCGACAAACGTTCGAGTGCTCGGAGGACGAGGAGGTGTCGATGATATTCGGGTTCGAGGAGAACGACGCGCGGCAGAAGCTGAACAGCTTCCCGAAGTGCTCGCGCCTTGTGATCAG TCCCGATTTGCAAGCGGAGCTGGGCATGGAGATCGGCAGCGCGGTGAGCGTGGAGCACCCGTGGCGGGAGATCAAGAAGGAAGTGCTGGAGGAGCACCTGCCGGGCAAGACGAAGGTGCAGCGGGTGCTGAAGGACAGGCTGCGCGACCTGGAGCCGGGCCGGCTGGTGCTGATGGGCTACCTGGCCGACCAGAGCACCGAGGAGGAGAACGTGTTCGCCGTGTTCACCGACCAGCGGGAGACGCGGGAGGCGCGCGAGCTGATCCGCCGGCTCGAGCTGGTGGAGCGGCTGTGGGCGGCGGCCGCGATGCGGAAGAAGGCCCGCCGCTGGCAGTCGCGCGACAGCGAGCGGGACGTCGAGAACTTCATCCCCAAGCAGCGCACCAACGTGGTGAACGTCGAGTCGCAGAGCATCTTTCCGGCGCAGCGGGCCGGCTCGTGCCGCTTCCGGCTGCGGCTGGTGGGGGACGCGCGGGACGGCTACGTGGCGCTCGTGCCGAAGGGCGCGTTCCGCAACATCGTGCGCAAGTCGATCGACTTCGGCGTGCAGCTGCGCCCGCAGAAGGTGCACAAGTTCCAGCAGACCGATCCCACCTTCCCGACCAACGCCTGGTCGCAGTACCTGTACGAGATCGGCCACGAGCAGCGCACGGCAACCGCGTCGACCCAGCTCGGCACCGGACCGGCAGCGTCGAGTGGTGCGCCGCAGCAGGACAAGCAGGGCCGGGCCGGGACGCAGGCCAGTGACCACGCGGTGCAGCTGCTCGACACGCTCGAGTTCAACCAGATCGACATGTACCGGAACGACTATCCGATCATCTCGCGGCGCAAAGCGATCGCCAAGTACGAGACGCCGCTCGTCGGCGAGACGATGTGCTTCATGGAGCGGGCCACCTGCGCCAACCGGCACGTGTCCGCCATCGAGTGGCACCCGACGCTGGCCGGCTCGTTCGTGGCCGCCTACGTGCGCCACATCCCGAGCGTGCTGGCGGCGGGAGCCGCGAGTGGGCGCACCGACGAGGACACCGTCAACCGGCTGGTGTTCGAGAAGTGCCCGGTGCTGGCGTGGAACTTCGACGAGTCGCTCGTCCCCAAGCTGTGGTTCGACTCGCCGCGCGAGGTGACGGCGCTGTCCTTCTGCCCGTACGACGAGCGGCTGCTCGTGGGCGGGCTGGCCAGCGGACAGCTGGCCATCTGGGAGCTGACGGACGCCCAGCTGGAGCACGCGGGTCCACGCGCCCCGGAGCGCGACGCCAGGGCGGCGGGGCtcaatcaccaccaccaccaccaccaccaccaccaccatcatcaccatcaccatcaacaCCAGTCGTACCGGAGTGAGATCAAGGCGCTGCTGGGTAATGCGACGCCCGGCTCGCGTCTCGCACGCGCGGCTCCGGGCGGCGCCCACCAGCCGCAGCCGGCCACCGGAGGGACACCGGAGGGGCCGTGGCACGTGCGCCCGGTTGCCATCAGCGCCCTCGAGCGGTCGGCACGCAAACCGATCACCGTGATCCGCTGGCTGCCGCCGAGCTACCACTGCGCCCCGACAGGCCAGCTGCGCGTGAAGGGGCCGGAGGAGAAGCGGGGCCGCGTCCTGCTGACGGGCGCGCTGGACGGCAGCGTCTGCCTCTGGGACCTGGACCAGTCCGTGTCGCAGGTGTCGCAGACACACGAGGACAAGGACAAGGGCGACGCCGAAGGCGAACCCATCGGCACGGGGAGTGCGGCACGCGAGCGGGGCGAGGGCGGCACGCGGGCGACCGGCATGGCCTGCCTGAACAACGTGCTGCAGCCAACGTTTCGCGTCCGCTGCGAGACGCCCATCGTGGCGCTCGCGCTCGACGAACCACCGGCAACCGGATGTCGCATGGCGTTCGTCTTCGGCACGCTGCTGGGCGGCCTCTGCTGGGGCAAGTGGGATGGGTACGAGTTCGATCAGGGTGCGACCGTCAACGAGGAGCCGGTCCGCGAGCTGGACACGTTCGCGCCGGTCCACGACGGGCCGCTGGTGGCGATCGCGCGCAACACCTTCGTGCCGGAGGTGCTGCTGACCGCCGGCGGCACCGTGCTCGCCCTCTGGACGGCCGACTGCCACCAGTCGCCGGTCTTCTGGCGCTGCAAGCCGGCCATCGTGACCGCCTGCGCCTGGAGCCTCGACCGTCCGTCCGTGTTCTTTGTCGGGCTGGCCAACGGCGACTTCGAGATCTGGGACCTGCAAA TAAACACGTCGACCGCCTGCGTAGCACTCAACCTCGGCGCAAATATCCTGTCAATCAtcacgcagcagcagcagcagcagcaacaacagcggGGCAGCGTGCAGCGACACCTGGCAGTCGCGGACGGAAACTGCAACGTGCGGCTGCTCAGCATCCCGGCGGCCTTCGGTGAGCCGCGCCCGAGCGAACGGCGGCGCTTCCGGCAGCTGATCCGGGCGGAGCTGGCGCGCAAGCACGAGCAGCAGGCCTGGGTGCAGCGCTACTACGAGCAGAACCGCGAGCAGATCGAGGCGAGGCTGCGCGCCGAGCGGGAGGCTCGCGAGCTGGCCGAGCGGCTCGAGGTGGAGAAGCAGGAGCATGACGACTTCCTGCGCCGGCAGGCGCTCGAGGAGGCGAAGAAGAAGGCGCTGCGGGACGCGGAGAAGCGCGTGGACCTAAGCAGGCGGCTCGAGTGTCGGTGGCGCTCGCGCTATTACCGTGCGCTCATCCGCACGATGATGGCCCGGCGCCACCTGAGCCCGGAGCTGCTCGCCAAGCAGATGCACCCGGAGCGGGAGCGGCGCCGGTACGACGTGCGCAAGCGGGCCACCATCGGCGAGAGCGTGGCGGCGGCGCCGGACGACTACCGGCGCGTCCAGCGCACGCTGGGGCCGCCGGGACAGGCCGGATCCGCCGAAGGACACGGTACGGTGGAGGACGGTGCCGGCGGGGGGCAGGAGCGGGCGCGGCTGCGGGAGACGGTGCGGGCGCGCTTCCGGGAGGAGCTGGCCGACTACCCGCGCGTCAGCTGGGAGGCGAAGGAGGTGCTGCGTGTGTTCCAGCTGCCGCTCGACCTCGACAACTTCGCGAGCATCGTGGCGAAGGGGCGGGCGCGCCGCCAGCTCGTCCTCTCCGACGACCACGGCAACATGGAGCACCTGCAGGCGTACCTGGCGAAGCAGGCGGCCCGCGGGTCCGGCGGCGTTCGGGTGAACGGACTCGGGCCGGCCACCGGCGACGACACCGAAAGCACCGTTACTAACGGCAGTCCGGACGTTCCGGGAACCCGGGCCACGGTCGGCCTGCAGAGGGCGCGCTCGGTCACGTTCATCGACGACGTGCCGGACGTGGGCCGCGAGAAGGCGACCGCGATGGCGACGGCGACGGCTGGCACGGAGCAGCAGAGCTAA